The following proteins come from a genomic window of Bacillota bacterium:
- a CDS encoding methyltransferase domain-containing protein: protein MRLEVGAGEHPLPGYEHLDKRPLDHIEYVADARHLPFADGTVDEIAAYNLLEHFPRAEVIPVLREWLRALKPGGFLFIYGPNLHGYALAYVEGRPGWDFGRFEIWVYGKQEHPDDYHFVGFSLDSLTAALMEAGFARVEPISGRDDEVICLRAYKAGGNE, encoded by the coding sequence GTGCGCCTGGAAGTAGGGGCCGGCGAACACCCTCTGCCCGGTTACGAACATCTGGACAAGAGACCCCTGGATCACATCGAATATGTGGCCGATGCCCGGCATCTTCCCTTTGCCGACGGCACCGTAGACGAGATCGCGGCCTACAACCTGTTGGAGCACTTCCCGCGGGCGGAGGTGATACCGGTCCTCCGGGAGTGGCTGCGTGCCCTGAAGCCGGGGGGATTTCTCTTTATCTACGGTCCCAACCTGCACGGATACGCCCTGGCCTACGTCGAGGGCAGGCCGGGCTGGGACTTTGGGCGTTTCGAGATCTGGGTGTACGGCAAGCAAGAACACCCCGACGACTATCACTTCGTCGGCTTCAGTCTGGACAGCCTGACCGCCGCCCTGATGGAAGCCGGGTTTGCCCGTGTCGAGCCCATCAGCGGCCGGGACGATGAGGTGATATGCCTGCGCGCTTACAAGGCGGGAGGGAATGAATGA
- a CDS encoding GDP-mannose 4,6-dehydratase: MRVLITGITGFAGSHLAEYALSQPGVEVYGTVRIRSRLDNIVHLTGKVRLVECDLRDPFAVRSMIAEVRPNRVFHLAAQSFVPASWAAPEETFTTNVLSQINLLEATRQECPGARIQVAGSSEEYGLVYPEETPIREENPLRPLSPYGVSKVAQDLLGWQYHASYGLHIIRTRAFNHTGPRRGEAFATSSFCRQVAEIECGLAPPVLRCGNLEARRDLTDVRDTVRAYWLALEMGEPGQVYNIASGRCVSMREVLDLVLARARCRIKVEVDPARLRPSDVPLLLGDASRLRECTGWVPAIPLEQTLADLLDYWRERVARNATPTGTEGEG, from the coding sequence ATGCGGGTGCTGATCACCGGGATCACCGGGTTCGCGGGCAGTCACCTGGCGGAATATGCCCTGTCCCAGCCCGGGGTGGAGGTATACGGCACGGTGCGTATCCGCAGCCGCCTCGATAACATCGTTCACCTCACCGGTAAGGTACGCCTGGTGGAGTGCGACCTCCGTGACCCCTTCGCAGTGCGGAGTATGATCGCCGAGGTCAGGCCGAACCGGGTGTTTCACCTCGCCGCCCAGAGTTTCGTCCCCGCGTCCTGGGCGGCACCGGAGGAAACGTTCACCACCAACGTGCTTTCCCAGATCAACCTGCTGGAGGCTACTCGTCAGGAATGCCCGGGCGCCCGCATCCAGGTGGCCGGCTCTTCCGAAGAGTACGGCCTGGTGTACCCAGAGGAGACGCCCATCCGGGAAGAAAACCCCTTGCGGCCTCTCAGCCCCTACGGGGTGAGCAAGGTGGCCCAGGACCTGCTCGGATGGCAGTACCACGCCTCCTACGGCCTGCACATCATACGCACGCGGGCATTCAATCACACTGGTCCCCGGCGGGGCGAAGCCTTTGCCACCTCGAGTTTCTGCCGGCAGGTGGCCGAAATAGAGTGCGGGCTGGCGCCCCCTGTGTTGCGGTGCGGGAACCTGGAAGCCCGGCGGGACCTGACCGACGTACGCGATACGGTGCGGGCATACTGGCTGGCCCTGGAGATGGGGGAGCCGGGGCAGGTATACAACATCGCATCGGGCAGGTGCGTATCCATGCGCGAGGTGCTGGACCTGGTACTGGCGCGGGCACGCTGCCGGATAAAAGTAGAGGTCGACCCCGCGCGCCTGCGCCCGTCCGACGTCCCCCTGCTTCTGGGTGACGCATCCCGGCTCCGCGAGTGCACGGGTTGGGTGCCCGCCATCCCGCTCGAGCAAACCCTCGCCGACCTGCTCGACTACTGGCGGGAACGGGTGGCTCGGAACGCCACACCCACCGGTACCGAGGGAGAGGGTTAG
- a CDS encoding BMP family ABC transporter substrate-binding protein has product MAWRRLLVVGFLLIFAAATLGAGCAKKEAPAPAPAQPEKPKPLRVGLVFDIGGRGDLSFNDAAYAGLERAQKEFGDKIETKYLEPSAGGENREQLLRLLAEDKFDLIFGVGFMFTDHVAKVAKEFPGTKFGLIDGFIGDLTEASNISCLLFKENEGSFLVGAAAGLKTKTNKIGFVGGMKIPLIEKFEAGYIAGAKYVNPKVEVFSDYIGTTGEAFKDPVKGKELTLSQIKKGADIVYHASGASGIGVIEAGASQKKLVIGVDSDQSLTAKPEQRPYILTSMLKRVDVAVFETIKATLENKFQGGYRVFGVAEDGVGYAVNEYNQEMLKDIRDRLEELKKKIISGEIKVPADKKELAEFEKNLPK; this is encoded by the coding sequence ATGGCATGGCGAAGGTTGCTGGTAGTGGGGTTTCTGCTGATCTTTGCCGCGGCGACGCTGGGTGCTGGTTGCGCCAAGAAGGAGGCGCCCGCTCCTGCCCCCGCGCAGCCGGAGAAGCCCAAGCCGCTCCGGGTGGGGTTGGTGTTCGACATCGGCGGCCGGGGCGACCTGTCATTCAACGATGCGGCATATGCGGGGTTGGAAAGAGCCCAGAAAGAGTTCGGAGACAAGATCGAAACGAAGTACCTCGAGCCTTCTGCGGGCGGCGAGAACCGGGAGCAACTCCTGCGCCTGCTGGCAGAGGATAAGTTCGACCTCATCTTCGGAGTCGGCTTCATGTTCACTGACCACGTTGCGAAGGTGGCGAAAGAGTTCCCGGGCACCAAGTTCGGGCTCATCGACGGTTTTATCGGCGACCTTACCGAGGCCTCCAACATTTCCTGCTTGCTGTTCAAGGAGAATGAGGGCTCCTTCCTGGTGGGTGCGGCCGCCGGGCTGAAGACGAAGACGAACAAGATCGGTTTCGTCGGAGGCATGAAGATCCCGCTCATCGAGAAGTTCGAGGCGGGATACATCGCCGGCGCCAAGTACGTGAACCCCAAGGTGGAGGTATTCAGCGACTACATCGGCACCACGGGCGAGGCGTTCAAGGATCCCGTGAAGGGCAAGGAACTCACCCTTTCCCAGATCAAGAAAGGCGCCGACATCGTCTACCACGCCTCCGGTGCCTCGGGGATCGGCGTGATCGAGGCGGGTGCCTCCCAGAAGAAGCTGGTCATCGGGGTGGATTCCGACCAGTCCCTCACGGCCAAGCCCGAGCAGCGCCCGTACATCCTGACCAGCATGCTGAAGCGGGTGGATGTGGCGGTATTCGAAACCATCAAGGCCACCCTGGAAAACAAGTTCCAGGGTGGGTACCGGGTGTTCGGGGTGGCTGAGGACGGCGTGGGTTACGCCGTTAACGAGTACAACCAGGAGATGCTCAAGGACATCCGGGACAGGCTGGAGGAACTGAAGAAGAAGATCATCAGCGGCGAGATAAAGGTGCCGGCGGACAAGAAGGAGCTGGCCGAGTTCGAAAAGAATCTGCCCAAGTAA
- a CDS encoding ABC transporter permease — protein MRRGYRYLALELASPLVAIGFAVLVGAVVMAAIGKNPVEVYRTMFVFALRRLDSVAIILFGATPLIFSGLAVAVSFRAGLFNIGVEGQYLIGTFLAALAGFALKGLPSFVHLPLVIAVAALGGVLWALLPVYLKVRRGVHEVISTIMLNYIAFSLIHYLIADVFMDKQQGLMPGVGNPLIRLPRIAPSALMPRMHGFLSLFGVDLPNHVYLNWFFPLALLLAGAVHYLIWRTPFGYELRAVGHNPAAAEAAGIHPASVCTKAFLLSGLIAGMTGLSDLLSYFGYMDLDFPKGYGFTGIAVALMGKNSPLGIVLAALLFGFLNRGAEGVQAFAGVPMDTVVILQGVMILSIVVASAVMSRYIRRQERKEALQG, from the coding sequence ATGAGGAGAGGGTACAGGTATCTGGCTCTGGAGTTGGCATCCCCGCTTGTGGCCATAGGGTTCGCCGTCCTGGTGGGGGCCGTGGTCATGGCTGCCATCGGCAAAAACCCGGTGGAAGTGTACCGCACCATGTTCGTCTTTGCCCTCAGGCGGCTGGACAGCGTGGCCATCATCCTGTTCGGCGCCACCCCGCTCATTTTCTCGGGCCTGGCCGTAGCCGTCAGCTTCCGGGCCGGATTATTCAACATCGGGGTGGAAGGGCAATACCTCATCGGTACCTTCCTGGCCGCTTTGGCCGGATTTGCCCTCAAGGGGTTGCCGTCCTTCGTCCACCTGCCCCTGGTCATCGCCGTGGCCGCCTTGGGCGGCGTGCTCTGGGCGCTGTTGCCCGTTTACCTCAAGGTCAGGCGCGGGGTCCACGAGGTCATCAGCACCATTATGCTCAACTACATTGCCTTTTCCCTCATCCACTATCTGATCGCGGACGTGTTCATGGACAAACAGCAGGGTCTCATGCCGGGGGTGGGGAATCCGCTCATCAGGTTGCCCAGGATTGCTCCCAGCGCCCTCATGCCCAGGATGCACGGGTTCCTTTCCCTGTTCGGCGTTGATCTCCCCAACCACGTCTACCTTAACTGGTTCTTCCCCCTGGCCCTGCTCCTGGCAGGCGCCGTCCACTACCTCATCTGGAGGACCCCCTTCGGGTACGAGTTGCGCGCGGTGGGCCACAATCCCGCCGCGGCGGAGGCGGCGGGCATCCATCCCGCTTCCGTGTGCACGAAAGCGTTCTTGCTCAGCGGCCTCATCGCCGGGATGACCGGCCTGAGCGACCTCTTGTCGTACTTCGGATACATGGACCTGGATTTCCCCAAGGGCTACGGCTTCACGGGTATCGCGGTGGCGCTGATGGGCAAGAACAGCCCGCTGGGGATCGTCCTGGCAGCGCTGCTCTTCGGCTTTCTGAACCGGGGTGCGGAGGGAGTGCAGGCATTCGCGGGGGTGCCCATGGATACCGTGGTCATCCTGCAGGGGGTCATGATCCTCAGCATCGTGGTGGCCTCCGCGGTGATGAGCCGGTACATCCGCCGCCAGGAAAGGAAGGAGGCGTTACAGGGCTGA
- a CDS encoding ABC transporter ATP-binding protein, translated as MALIELRDLTKRFPGVVANDHISLGIDKGEIHALVGENGAGKSTLMKILAGLYQPDAGEIRLGGKRVVIDSPRRAIELGIGMVHQHFMLIPRFTVLENIVLGSEPARAGVLRGRDAHRVVEDLCRRYEFVLDVAARVGELSVGQQQRVEILKVLYRGAEILILDEPTAVLAPQEVRELFVNLRNLRDQGKTIIFISHKLDEVLEIASRISVLRRGVLVDTVPREKATKDDLARMMVGRPVLFELARGPYRPGEDCLLVEDLTVPGRGGRPAVRGLSLRVKAGEIYGIAGIEGNGQSELVEALTGLRKPSGGRMLVRGHPIGDRTVRQIRELGMAHIPEDRHRRGLILTMTVWENGVLGLHRSRRFSLPYRLDLRSARTHARTLVNGFDIRVPALDIPVRNLSGGNQQKLILARELTREPSLIVASQPTRGLDIAATEFVRQQLLLARDHGRAVLLVSADLEEVLSLSDRVGVMYNGELVAEFRPGEVTPEQIGHYMLGGKGPGRGMAGS; from the coding sequence ATGGCGTTGATCGAACTTAGAGACCTGACCAAGCGCTTCCCGGGGGTCGTGGCCAACGACCACATATCCCTGGGAATCGACAAGGGCGAGATCCACGCCCTGGTGGGGGAGAACGGTGCCGGCAAGAGCACCCTGATGAAGATCCTCGCCGGCCTTTACCAGCCGGACGCGGGGGAAATCCGGCTGGGCGGCAAACGGGTGGTGATCGACAGTCCCCGCCGGGCCATTGAACTGGGGATCGGCATGGTGCACCAGCACTTCATGCTGATCCCCCGTTTTACCGTTCTGGAGAACATCGTGCTGGGATCGGAACCCGCCCGGGCGGGGGTCTTGCGGGGGCGAGACGCGCACAGGGTCGTGGAGGATCTCTGCCGGCGGTACGAGTTTGTCCTGGACGTCGCTGCCCGGGTAGGCGAACTCTCGGTGGGGCAGCAGCAACGGGTGGAAATCCTCAAGGTCCTGTACCGGGGTGCGGAAATCCTGATCCTGGACGAGCCCACCGCCGTCCTGGCTCCCCAGGAAGTGCGGGAGTTGTTCGTGAACCTGCGCAACCTGCGCGACCAGGGCAAGACCATCATCTTCATCAGTCACAAGCTGGATGAGGTGCTGGAGATAGCAAGCCGTATATCGGTGCTACGCCGGGGTGTCCTGGTGGACACGGTGCCCAGGGAGAAGGCCACAAAGGACGATCTGGCCCGCATGATGGTGGGCAGGCCCGTACTGTTCGAACTGGCGCGTGGTCCCTACCGGCCGGGGGAGGACTGCCTGCTGGTCGAAGACCTCACGGTGCCGGGCAGGGGAGGGCGCCCGGCAGTGCGGGGGCTCAGCCTGCGGGTGAAGGCCGGGGAGATCTACGGCATCGCCGGGATAGAGGGCAACGGCCAGTCGGAACTGGTGGAAGCCCTGACCGGTCTGCGCAAGCCGTCCGGGGGACGCATGCTGGTGCGCGGCCACCCCATTGGCGATCGGACGGTGCGGCAAATACGGGAACTGGGTATGGCCCACATACCCGAAGACCGCCACCGGCGCGGTCTCATCCTGACCATGACCGTCTGGGAAAACGGCGTCCTGGGCCTGCACAGATCCAGGCGTTTTTCCCTGCCCTACCGGCTCGACCTCAGGTCTGCCAGGACCCACGCCCGTACCCTGGTGAACGGGTTCGACATCCGGGTGCCCGCCCTGGATATTCCGGTGCGTAACCTGTCGGGTGGCAACCAGCAGAAGCTGATCCTGGCCCGCGAGTTGACGCGGGAGCCTTCCCTCATCGTCGCCTCCCAACCCACCAGGGGCCTGGACATCGCCGCGACGGAATTCGTGCGCCAGCAGTTGCTGCTGGCACGGGACCACGGCCGGGCCGTATTGCTGGTATCGGCCGACCTGGAGGAGGTGCTCTCCCTCAGCGACCGGGTGGGGGTCATGTACAACGGGGAACTGGTGGCCGAGTTCCGTCCGGGCGAGGTCACCCCGGAGCAGATTGGCCACTACATGCTGGGCGGCAAAGGGCCGGGCCGGGGGATGGCGGGGTCATGA
- a CDS encoding thymidine phosphorylase: MRAYDVILKKRDGGRLSREELDFLVQGFVRGELPDYQMAAFLMAVYFRGMEPQEVADLTMAMVDSGDRVDLSSVPGVKVDKHSTGGVGDKTTLVLAPLVAAAGVPVAKMSGRGLGHTGGTLDKLESIPGLRVDLPPERFLEQVRGIGLAVVGQNPQLVPADGKIYALRDVTATVDSLPLIASSIMSKKIAAGADAIVLDVKTGRGAFMKDFDDALALARMMVGIGEWAGRRTRAVITGMDQPLGYAVGNALELREAVATLAGQGPADLRELCLVLGSHMLVLGRAAASLDEARTRLEELLDTGAALARLRAMVEAQGGDPRALVADLGGAGLMPVSGGGEGRGGDAGRGGGPAQQGGLLPMASHIHLFRARGGGYVTRVDALLVGRAAMVLGAGRARKEDRIDPSVGIVLRRKVGDEVCRDDVLAEVHYNDPSRLPPALALLGEAYRIEEERPPAPPLVLALVTAEGIQRCG; this comes from the coding sequence GTGCGGGCATATGACGTCATTCTGAAGAAGAGGGACGGAGGACGGCTGTCGCGCGAAGAGCTGGACTTCCTGGTGCAGGGGTTCGTGCGGGGTGAGCTGCCCGACTACCAGATGGCGGCCTTCCTGATGGCCGTGTACTTCCGGGGGATGGAGCCCCAGGAGGTGGCCGACCTGACCATGGCCATGGTGGATTCAGGCGACCGCGTCGACCTGAGTTCCGTCCCCGGAGTCAAGGTGGACAAGCACAGTACGGGAGGGGTGGGCGATAAGACCACCCTGGTGCTGGCCCCCCTGGTGGCGGCTGCAGGGGTGCCGGTGGCCAAGATGTCGGGCCGGGGCCTGGGCCACACGGGAGGCACCCTGGACAAGCTGGAATCCATCCCGGGGCTGAGGGTGGATCTGCCGCCGGAACGCTTCCTGGAGCAGGTGCGCGGCATCGGCCTGGCCGTGGTGGGGCAGAACCCACAGCTGGTTCCCGCCGACGGCAAGATTTACGCCCTGCGTGATGTAACCGCCACCGTCGACAGCCTTCCTCTGATAGCATCCAGCATCATGAGCAAGAAGATTGCCGCTGGTGCCGACGCCATCGTGCTCGATGTCAAAACGGGCAGGGGCGCCTTCATGAAGGATTTTGACGACGCGCTGGCTCTGGCCCGGATGATGGTGGGTATCGGGGAGTGGGCTGGGCGCCGGACGCGGGCAGTGATAACCGGCATGGATCAACCCCTCGGCTACGCGGTGGGGAACGCCCTGGAGCTGCGGGAGGCGGTGGCCACCCTGGCGGGGCAGGGCCCTGCCGACCTCAGGGAACTGTGCCTGGTGCTGGGCAGCCACATGCTGGTCCTGGGCCGGGCGGCCGCCAGTCTGGACGAGGCGCGAACACGTCTGGAGGAACTGCTGGATACGGGAGCAGCGCTCGCCAGGCTCCGGGCCATGGTAGAGGCCCAGGGCGGCGACCCCCGGGCTCTTGTGGCCGATCTGGGTGGTGCCGGGCTGATGCCGGTCTCAGGCGGCGGGGAAGGGCGAGGCGGCGATGCGGGGCGAGGCGGCGGGCCGGCACAGCAGGGAGGATTGCTGCCCATGGCCAGCCACATCCACCTTTTTCGTGCACGCGGGGGCGGGTACGTGACTCGGGTGGATGCGCTGCTGGTGGGCCGGGCGGCCATGGTGCTGGGGGCGGGCCGGGCCAGGAAGGAAGATCGCATCGACCCTTCCGTGGGCATCGTGCTTCGCCGCAAGGTGGGCGATGAGGTGTGCAGAGACGACGTGCTGGCGGAAGTTCATTACAACGACCCCTCCCGGTTGCCCCCCGCCCTGGCATTGCTGGGGGAAGCCTACCGCATCGAGGAGGAACGGCCGCCCGCACCACCGCTGGTTTTGGCCCTGGTAACCGCCGAGGGAATCCAGAGGTGTGGGTGA
- a CDS encoding sugar phosphate nucleotidyltransferase, whose protein sequence is MPAGNVVGLILAGGQGERLWPKSLPERPKQFLRLGGGDQSLLQATFKRLTQVLPPERIWVVTLAAYASQVRDQLPDLPPGNLILEPAPRGTAGAIGLACVMGQWEGTDTVQLVLPADHLVKDEQQFARTLQEASLVAQEGLLVTIGLEPTRPETAYGYVKLGQQLDGWPFPVYAVEGFREKPSLPVARRIYRDGRHLWNAGIFAWKVSVFLARLAQHLPQHARALQQVARTPPSAREDLLRMIYPSMPATSVDHGVMEKIREGLAVVPARFEWDDLGNWLAMERILPEDAHGNRCRGNALLQDCRGVLVDWEGRAAIIAGARNLIIAGSGDRLLVCTRRHCRRLANLVRAMDHLPAEQTTTDGGNRPCGC, encoded by the coding sequence TTGCCCGCCGGCAACGTGGTGGGGCTGATTCTTGCCGGCGGTCAAGGCGAGAGGCTCTGGCCCAAGAGTTTGCCCGAGCGGCCAAAACAGTTCCTCCGCCTGGGCGGCGGAGATCAATCCCTTCTGCAGGCAACCTTCAAGCGGCTCACACAAGTACTACCCCCGGAGCGCATCTGGGTCGTTACCTTAGCTGCATATGCCAGCCAGGTACGCGATCAGCTACCTGACCTGCCTCCCGGCAATCTCATCCTGGAGCCGGCCCCGCGCGGTACCGCCGGTGCCATAGGGCTGGCCTGCGTCATGGGACAGTGGGAAGGCACGGATACGGTGCAGTTGGTGCTTCCCGCCGACCACCTGGTGAAGGACGAACAGCAATTTGCCCGGACGCTTCAGGAGGCTTCCCTGGTGGCCCAGGAGGGACTGCTGGTGACCATCGGCCTCGAGCCCACGCGCCCGGAAACAGCTTACGGGTACGTGAAACTCGGCCAGCAACTGGATGGGTGGCCTTTCCCCGTGTACGCGGTGGAGGGCTTCCGGGAAAAGCCAAGCCTGCCGGTGGCCCGGCGCATCTACCGGGATGGCAGGCACCTCTGGAATGCCGGCATATTCGCCTGGAAGGTATCGGTCTTCCTCGCCCGGCTCGCTCAGCACCTGCCCCAACATGCCCGGGCGCTGCAACAGGTTGCCAGGACGCCGCCGTCCGCGCGCGAGGATCTGCTAAGGATGATCTACCCCTCCATGCCCGCCACTTCTGTCGACCATGGCGTAATGGAGAAGATCCGAGAGGGCCTGGCGGTGGTTCCCGCCCGGTTCGAATGGGATGATCTGGGAAACTGGCTGGCGATGGAGAGGATCTTGCCGGAGGATGCCCACGGCAACCGTTGCCGCGGGAACGCTCTGCTCCAAGATTGCCGGGGTGTCCTGGTGGACTGGGAGGGCAGAGCAGCCATCATCGCCGGGGCCAGAAACCTCATCATCGCCGGCTCGGGAGACCGGTTGCTGGTTTGCACCCGCCGTCACTGCCGCAGGCTCGCTAACCTGGTGCGGGCGATGGACCACCTCCCCGCGGAACAGACCACCACTGACGGGGGGAACAGGCCATGCGGGTGCTGA
- a CDS encoding ABC transporter permease, which produces MVSELLASAIRMGLPVLLAALGAVYSERGGVVNIGLEGMMITGSFWGAVGAYYWGPLAGMALAVTAAVVMALIHAVVTVTFRVDQIVSGVALNILAYGAARFCSITLFQKATMSPHVQGFEPISVPGLDQIPWLRPLVSNVSPLVVVGFLLVPLSYWVIEKTVFGLRLRAVGENPLAADTLGLKVYHLRYSGVLLSGVLAGLAGAYLSVEHTGMYVEGMTQGKGYIALAAMIFGNWSPVGAMWAALLFGLAESLSFRVVQSAVVPYQFIKMIPYALTLVVLAGVLKRTTPPAADGIPYEREEA; this is translated from the coding sequence ATGGTCAGCGAACTTTTGGCTTCCGCCATCCGCATGGGACTGCCCGTACTCCTGGCGGCCCTGGGCGCTGTCTATTCCGAACGGGGTGGCGTGGTGAACATCGGCCTGGAGGGCATGATGATCACCGGGTCGTTCTGGGGAGCGGTGGGTGCCTACTATTGGGGCCCGCTGGCGGGCATGGCCCTCGCCGTGACGGCAGCGGTGGTCATGGCCCTCATCCACGCCGTGGTGACGGTGACTTTCCGGGTGGACCAGATCGTGAGCGGGGTGGCCCTCAACATCCTGGCCTATGGTGCCGCCCGCTTCTGCAGCATCACCCTGTTTCAGAAGGCCACCATGAGCCCCCATGTGCAGGGGTTCGAACCCATCAGCGTCCCCGGCCTCGACCAGATTCCCTGGCTGCGGCCCCTGGTGAGTAACGTATCCCCGCTGGTGGTGGTGGGCTTTCTCCTCGTCCCGCTTTCCTACTGGGTGATCGAGAAGACTGTGTTCGGGCTGCGGCTCCGTGCGGTGGGTGAGAATCCGCTGGCGGCCGACACCCTGGGATTGAAGGTGTACCACCTGCGTTACAGCGGGGTGCTCCTGAGCGGTGTCCTGGCTGGCCTAGCCGGGGCCTACCTTTCGGTGGAGCACACCGGGATGTACGTGGAGGGGATGACCCAGGGCAAGGGTTATATCGCCCTCGCGGCCATGATCTTCGGCAACTGGTCACCCGTGGGGGCCATGTGGGCGGCCCTGCTCTTTGGATTGGCGGAATCCCTCAGCTTCCGCGTGGTCCAGAGTGCCGTGGTGCCTTACCAGTTCATCAAAATGATCCCGTATGCCCTCACCCTGGTGGTGCTGGCCGGGGTGTTGAAGCGGACGACGCCCCCGGCGGCGGACGGCATCCCCTACGAGCGAGAAGAGGCGTGA
- a CDS encoding cytidine deaminase encodes MGDLGGERAAGCGAGPAGSCGPCSDETLVELAKGARELAYAPYSGFAVGAALLTRSGDVFTGCNVENASYGLTVCAERVAIFKAVSQGHREFVALAVVADTEGVCLPCGACRQVMREFGDLRVIMANLRGERAVSSVGELLPWGFSLPRGGRDAGNPAPNTGGAR; translated from the coding sequence ATGGGCGACTTGGGAGGGGAGCGGGCCGCCGGTTGCGGGGCTGGACCTGCGGGCTCCTGTGGGCCCTGCTCCGACGAGACCCTGGTGGAACTCGCGAAGGGGGCGCGTGAGCTGGCGTACGCTCCCTACTCCGGGTTTGCGGTGGGCGCAGCCCTCCTGACCCGGTCGGGCGACGTCTTCACGGGATGCAACGTGGAGAATGCATCTTACGGGCTGACGGTTTGCGCGGAGAGGGTGGCCATCTTCAAGGCCGTTTCCCAGGGCCACCGGGAGTTCGTGGCCCTGGCCGTGGTGGCGGATACGGAGGGCGTTTGCCTTCCCTGCGGCGCCTGCCGCCAGGTGATGAGGGAGTTTGGCGACCTGCGCGTGATCATGGCCAACCTCAGGGGGGAACGGGCGGTGAGCAGCGTGGGTGAGCTGCTTCCCTGGGGGTTCAGCTTGCCGCGCGGCGGGCGGGACGCGGGTAATCCTGCCCCGAACACCGGTGGAGCCAGGTAG
- the deoC gene encoding deoxyribose-phosphate aldolase — protein sequence MRPQELASRIDQTLLRPTATPAEVAALCEGARRHGFAAVCVSPAYVSLAARHLEGSPVRICTVVGFPLGNTTSAVKAYEAQEAVRAGASEIDMVINIGFLKAGLLDEVREDIRAVVQAVAPLAVDPHAVDPQAVDPHAVDPQAGSAASRDTGACGPSGKDGRPPKGGHPVVSVKVIIETCYLTEEEKVMACRLAEEAGAHFVKSSTGFGPGGATADDVRLMRRLVGDRLGVKAAGGIRTLSTALALLEAGADRLGTSSGEAIMAELVGLT from the coding sequence ATGCGACCTCAGGAACTGGCAAGCCGCATAGACCAGACGCTCCTACGGCCCACCGCGACTCCAGCGGAGGTTGCCGCTCTTTGTGAGGGAGCGCGCAGGCACGGATTTGCGGCCGTCTGCGTAAGTCCGGCCTATGTCAGCCTGGCTGCGCGGCACCTGGAAGGTAGCCCGGTACGGATTTGCACCGTGGTGGGATTCCCGCTGGGGAATACGACCAGCGCGGTCAAGGCATACGAAGCGCAAGAAGCAGTGCGGGCCGGGGCGAGCGAGATCGACATGGTCATCAACATCGGGTTTCTCAAGGCCGGGTTGCTGGATGAGGTTAGGGAAGACATCCGGGCCGTGGTGCAGGCGGTCGCTCCGCTGGCCGTCGATCCGCATGCCGTCGATCCGCAGGCGGTTGATCCGCATGCGGTTGATCCGCAGGCGGGGAGCGCTGCCTCCCGGGACACGGGCGCGTGTGGCCCGTCCGGAAAGGACGGCCGTCCTCCAAAGGGTGGTCACCCGGTCGTCTCCGTCAAGGTCATCATTGAAACCTGCTACCTGACTGAAGAGGAAAAAGTGATGGCCTGTCGGCTGGCGGAGGAAGCCGGCGCGCACTTCGTGAAGAGCTCCACCGGATTTGGCCCGGGCGGTGCCACCGCGGACGATGTTCGCCTGATGCGGCGGCTGGTGGGTGACCGGCTGGGTGTCAAGGCGGCGGGCGGCATCCGCACGCTCTCGACAGCGCTGGCCCTGCTGGAGGCAGGCGCCGACCGCCTGGGCACGAGTTCCGGCGAAGCCATCATGGCCGAGCTGGTGGGGCTGACGTAG